One Ethanoligenens harbinense YUAN-3 genomic window carries:
- a CDS encoding ammonium transporter has product MGNINSGDIAWMLTSSALVLLMTPGLALFYGGMVKRKNVLNTMASSAFCMGLASILWVLIGFSLSFSGDIAGIIGNLHWFGMQGLESGAAMTAYAPTTVCFAIFQMMFAIITPALITGAVVERMRFSALFIFIAVWSVIVYYPLAHMVWGGGFLFKLGAIDFAGGDVVHISSGVSALTAALVLGKRKNLGRAAYHPHNIPFVFLGAMLLWFGWFGFNAGSAGASNTLAVHAFITTNTACAAALLSWMFIEKIRNKKPTLLGMSTGAVIGLVSITPGAGFVPIWASIIIGAAVSPICYFFVTYVKPKFGYDDSLDAFGCHGIGGIWGGIATGLFALKGFNPDPKLDAVRWNGLFFGQSELFVRQMAAIGITIVVAVVGTLIALGVAKLAVRKLRVSPRDEDVGLDQSEHGEAAYPSFNGMD; this is encoded by the coding sequence ATGGGCAATATCAACTCCGGCGATATTGCGTGGATGCTTACATCATCCGCTCTGGTTCTGTTGATGACCCCCGGGCTGGCACTGTTTTACGGTGGCATGGTCAAGCGCAAAAACGTGCTCAACACCATGGCGTCATCCGCTTTTTGCATGGGGCTGGCGTCCATTCTGTGGGTGCTCATCGGTTTTTCGCTGTCGTTCAGCGGCGACATTGCGGGCATCATCGGCAACCTGCACTGGTTTGGCATGCAGGGCTTGGAAAGCGGCGCGGCGATGACCGCTTATGCGCCCACCACGGTCTGCTTCGCCATCTTTCAGATGATGTTCGCCATCATCACGCCTGCCCTCATCACCGGCGCGGTGGTGGAGCGGATGCGCTTTTCGGCGCTGTTCATCTTCATCGCGGTCTGGTCGGTCATTGTGTACTACCCGCTGGCGCACATGGTGTGGGGCGGAGGGTTTCTGTTTAAACTCGGCGCCATCGACTTCGCGGGCGGCGATGTGGTGCATATCAGCTCCGGCGTGAGCGCGCTCACCGCCGCGCTTGTGCTGGGCAAACGCAAGAACCTGGGCCGGGCGGCCTACCATCCGCACAACATCCCCTTTGTGTTCCTGGGCGCCATGCTGCTGTGGTTCGGCTGGTTCGGGTTCAACGCAGGCAGCGCGGGGGCTTCCAATACGCTGGCCGTCCACGCGTTCATCACCACCAACACCGCCTGCGCGGCCGCCCTGCTCTCGTGGATGTTTATTGAAAAAATCCGGAACAAGAAACCCACGCTGCTTGGCATGTCCACCGGCGCGGTCATAGGCCTGGTGTCCATCACGCCGGGCGCAGGTTTCGTGCCCATCTGGGCTTCCATTATCATCGGCGCGGCGGTCAGCCCCATCTGCTATTTCTTCGTCACCTATGTCAAGCCGAAATTCGGGTATGACGATTCGCTCGACGCCTTTGGCTGCCACGGCATCGGCGGCATCTGGGGCGGCATCGCCACCGGCCTGTTTGCCCTCAAGGGCTTCAACCCCGATCCCAAGCTGGACGCGGTGCGCTGGAACGGCCTGTTCTTCGGGCAGAGCGAACTGTTTGTGCGGCAGATGGCGGCCATCGGCATCACCATCGTCGTGGCGGTGGTGGGCACGCTCATTGCCCTCGGCGTCGCCAAACTGGCCGTCCGGAAGCTCCGGGTCTCCCCGCGTGACGAGGACGTGGGCCTGGACCAGTCGGAACACGGCGAAGCGGCCTACCCTTCCTTCAACGGCATGGACTGA
- a CDS encoding ABC transporter ATP-binding protein — protein sequence MWKLARYLRPYRRECILGPLFKLLEAIFELLLPTLMALMVNNGVARHDRAYVWHIGLLMAGMAVLGCASAFTCQFFAARASQGFGTVLRNDLFKHISSLSMRQMDAFGTETLTNRLTNDVTTLQTGAAMAIRLLVRAPFICIGAIVMALILNRQLALIVICATPIFALLLYLFTKYSTPLYRAYQKGLDHLAVVVRENLAGVRVIRAFAKVPQEKRRFADSNDSLTATALRLGRISALLNPLTTLVVDAAILFVLWFGGRMIGQGTLMKGEIIAFVNYITYILIAMVALSNLIILFTRCAASGRRVAELFAVQPDMEQAEGPVPEPDADAPAVELVHVDFSYGGGKALEDINLRVLCGQTVGIIGGTGSGKSTLVSLIARFYDTTGGEIRLGGVPIQKLPDDALRNLVCIAPQRTVLLTGTIAENIRMARRGATDTQVKAAAEIAQAVEFIEKMPQEYASRVERGGANLSGGQRQRIGVARAVLADADILILDDASSALDYGTDAHMRGALRRARAGRTTILVSQRAAAIRDADVILVLDNGRVAGFGTHETLQTGCPAYRDILATQA from the coding sequence ATGTGGAAACTTGCACGCTACCTTAGGCCCTACCGCAGGGAATGTATCCTCGGCCCGCTGTTCAAGCTGCTGGAGGCCATTTTTGAACTGCTGCTGCCCACGCTGATGGCCCTGATGGTCAACAACGGCGTTGCCCGGCACGACCGCGCCTATGTGTGGCATATCGGCCTGCTGATGGCGGGCATGGCGGTGCTGGGCTGCGCGAGCGCCTTCACCTGCCAGTTTTTCGCCGCGCGCGCGTCGCAGGGGTTCGGCACGGTGCTGCGAAACGATTTGTTCAAACATATCTCGTCGCTCAGTATGCGGCAGATGGATGCGTTTGGCACGGAAACGCTCACTAACCGCCTGACCAACGATGTCACCACCCTCCAGACCGGCGCGGCCATGGCCATCCGCCTGCTGGTGCGCGCGCCGTTCATCTGCATCGGCGCCATCGTGATGGCGCTCATTCTCAACCGGCAGCTTGCGCTCATTGTGATCTGCGCCACGCCGATCTTTGCGCTGCTTCTGTATCTGTTCACCAAATATTCCACGCCGCTCTACCGCGCGTATCAGAAAGGGCTGGACCATCTGGCCGTGGTGGTGCGGGAGAACCTCGCCGGTGTGCGGGTCATCCGGGCGTTTGCCAAGGTGCCGCAGGAGAAGCGCCGCTTCGCGGATTCCAACGACAGCCTGACGGCCACCGCGCTGCGGCTGGGACGCATCTCCGCGCTGCTCAATCCGCTCACTACGCTGGTGGTGGACGCCGCCATTTTGTTCGTGCTGTGGTTCGGCGGCCGGATGATCGGGCAGGGTACGCTGATGAAGGGGGAAATCATCGCGTTTGTCAATTACATCACCTATATTCTTATTGCCATGGTGGCGCTTTCCAACCTCATCATCCTGTTCACGCGCTGCGCGGCTTCGGGCCGCCGGGTGGCGGAGCTGTTTGCCGTGCAGCCCGATATGGAACAGGCGGAAGGCCCCGTGCCGGAACCGGATGCGGACGCGCCCGCCGTGGAGCTTGTACATGTGGATTTCAGTTACGGCGGGGGCAAGGCGCTGGAGGACATCAATCTGCGCGTACTGTGTGGGCAGACGGTGGGCATCATCGGGGGCACCGGGTCGGGCAAGAGTACGCTGGTGAGCCTGATCGCGCGGTTTTATGACACGACGGGCGGGGAGATCCGCCTGGGCGGCGTGCCCATCCAAAAACTGCCAGACGATGCGCTGCGCAATCTGGTCTGCATCGCGCCGCAAAGGACGGTGCTGCTCACCGGCACCATTGCGGAAAACATCCGGATGGCCAGGCGGGGCGCGACCGATACCCAGGTGAAAGCAGCCGCCGAAATCGCGCAGGCGGTGGAATTTATCGAAAAGATGCCGCAGGAATATGCATCGCGGGTGGAACGCGGCGGTGCCAACCTTTCGGGCGGGCAGCGCCAGCGCATCGGGGTGGCGCGCGCCGTGCTGGCCGACGCGGACATCCTCATTCTCGATGACGCGTCCAGCGCGCTCGACTACGGCACCGACGCGCATATGCGCGGTGCCCTGCGCCGGGCGCGGGCGGGCCGCACCACCATCCTCGTGTCACAGCGCGCCGCCGCCATCCGGGACGCCGACGTGATTCTGGTGCTGGACAACGGCCGCGTGGCGGGATTTGGCACGCACGAAACGCTGCAAACGGGATGCCCCGCCTACCGGGACATCCTGGCTACCCAGGCTTGA
- a CDS encoding cell wall hydrolase: MPLTTRELFARMIQCEAGGEGDNGMRAVASVIMNRVNVSYGEYMRVNQGSLRNVLSQPGQFTCFEETVGGQYNPQNVYNMRPTQVHYDIADWAIGGGTLGAVGDCLWYFNPFRPDCPAKFPYNGTGELYVHIGDHCFYSPTALYAQT, encoded by the coding sequence ATGCCGCTGACAACAAGGGAATTGTTCGCGCGGATGATCCAGTGTGAGGCGGGCGGTGAAGGCGACAACGGGATGCGCGCTGTGGCAAGCGTCATTATGAACCGGGTGAACGTGTCTTACGGCGAATACATGCGGGTCAACCAGGGGAGCCTGCGCAATGTGCTGTCGCAGCCCGGACAGTTCACTTGCTTTGAAGAGACGGTGGGCGGCCAGTACAATCCGCAGAACGTGTATAACATGCGTCCCACGCAGGTGCATTACGACATCGCCGACTGGGCCATCGGCGGCGGCACGCTGGGCGCCGTGGGCGACTGCCTGTGGTATTTCAATCCGTTCAGGCCCGATTGCCCGGCCAAGTTTCCATACAACGGCACCGGCGAATTATATGTACATATCGGCGACCATTGTTTCTATTCGCCCACTGCGCTGTATGCCCAAACATAG
- a CDS encoding LysR family transcriptional regulator, with protein sequence MDLRQLRYFLAIAEEGGISPAARRLHMAQPPLSQQLRQLEEELGVRLAERGNRAIRLTDAGEILKNRAEQILAMADSARREIQDYKAGLTGTLVLGAVSSSGLPDAHINAFHERYPDVLFELHEGNTFQILDYLKGGRIELGIVRTPFNSTHLDCRYAEPEPMMAAFAGEDPFPGREQVSVADLRGRRLILYRRFEQLVRETCGEAGFAPLVCCTSDDARTAINWARAGYGIGIVPHSALARESGLSGKPIAHGRLRTQMVLIRLKGRYLSTAARRFFELAEPTFRHL encoded by the coding sequence ATGGATCTGCGGCAGCTGCGATATTTCCTTGCCATTGCGGAAGAAGGCGGCATTTCCCCCGCAGCCAGGCGGCTGCACATGGCGCAGCCGCCCCTCAGCCAGCAGCTCAGGCAGTTGGAGGAGGAACTGGGCGTGCGGCTGGCGGAGCGCGGCAACCGCGCCATCCGGCTGACGGACGCGGGCGAGATTTTGAAAAACCGCGCGGAACAGATTTTGGCGATGGCAGATTCGGCCCGGCGTGAGATACAGGATTACAAGGCCGGGCTGACGGGCACGCTGGTGCTGGGCGCGGTGTCGTCCTCCGGCCTGCCGGACGCGCACATCAACGCGTTTCACGAGCGGTATCCGGACGTGCTGTTCGAACTGCACGAGGGCAATACGTTCCAGATTCTGGACTATCTGAAAGGCGGGCGTATTGAGCTGGGCATCGTGCGCACACCGTTCAACAGCACCCATCTGGACTGCCGGTATGCCGAGCCGGAACCGATGATGGCCGCGTTCGCGGGGGAAGACCCGTTTCCCGGGCGGGAGCAGGTGTCGGTCGCCGATCTGCGCGGCCGGCGGCTCATTCTCTACCGGCGGTTCGAGCAGCTGGTGCGCGAGACGTGCGGCGAGGCAGGCTTTGCGCCGCTGGTCTGCTGCACCAGCGACGACGCGCGCACCGCCATCAACTGGGCACGGGCGGGATACGGCATCGGTATCGTGCCACACTCGGCCCTTGCGCGGGAAAGCGGCCTTTCCGGAAAGCCCATCGCGCACGGGCGTCTGCGCACGCAGATGGTGCTCATCCGCCTGAAAGGGCGCTATCTTTCCACCGCCGCCCGCCGTTTTTTCGAGCTGGCGGAACCCACGTTCAGACATCTGTAA
- a CDS encoding alpha/beta-type small acid-soluble spore protein: MSRHPMMSEKLKYEIAKELGVDQVVRQEGGWGSVSSRDCGNMVRKAIEIAERQVSK, from the coding sequence ATGAGCAGGCACCCGATGATGAGCGAAAAACTCAAATATGAAATTGCCAAGGAGCTTGGCGTCGATCAGGTTGTCCGGCAAGAGGGCGGCTGGGGCTCGGTTTCCAGCCGTGACTGCGGCAACATGGTTCGAAAAGCCATCGAAATAGCGGAACGGCAAGTTTCAAAATAA
- a CDS encoding P-II family nitrogen regulator, producing the protein MKKIEAFIRPEKLEDIKVILKKLDLNGMSLSQVMGCGNQKGWKEFIRGAEVDVNFLPKIKIEVVVPDEQVDTVIDHITETARTGEAGDGKIFVFDIAEAVRIRTGERGNDAICHTK; encoded by the coding sequence ATGAAAAAAATCGAAGCCTTTATCCGGCCCGAAAAGCTGGAGGACATCAAGGTTATCCTGAAAAAGCTCGACCTCAACGGTATGAGCCTGTCGCAGGTAATGGGCTGCGGCAACCAGAAAGGGTGGAAAGAATTCATCCGCGGCGCGGAGGTGGATGTGAATTTCTTGCCTAAGATCAAGATCGAGGTCGTGGTACCGGACGAGCAGGTGGACACCGTAATCGACCATATCACCGAGACCGCCCGCACCGGCGAGGCCGGCGACGGCAAGATTTTTGTGTTCGATATCGCGGAGGCCGTGCGCATCCGCACCGGCGAACGCGGAAACGACGCCATCTGCCATACCAAATAG
- a CDS encoding ABC transporter ATP-binding protein, with amino-acid sequence MNKKKTGNEHILLRTLGTLGGGKGMWILAAVFAVISALGMLAAPAIIGVGIDSMFRGDRSFTRLLGYVALLVLIYGVSALFQWLLGRVTNRISYLTARDFRRRLFRKLSALPLSFFDRTAHGDTVSRFVNDVDAVSDGLLQGLALALSGVVTTVGAVFFMLALSPAMTMVVVLFAPLSVWLARFIGRNAQNYFRDQAEIVGRMNGFAEEIFEGRREMKAFRLAEPSFQHFSEMNRTLYGVGVKAQFYSSLSNPGTRVVNNIAYTVVGVAASLLAIGGHLSIGGISSFLIFSTMFAKPFSDITNIMTYIQTAAAGARRIFRVLDLRDEMPDAVDAPAPDAKGDIAFAHVRFAYDPVRPLIRDLDLTIPYGKNVAIVGRTGAGKTTLVNLLMRFYDVDGGAIRLGGADIRTFRRADLRRCFGMVLQDTWLFSGTIRENIAYAKPDATDEEVVAAAKQAGAHDFIGRLPGGYRTHISDMGEDLSQGQKQLLTIARVMLADPPMFILDEATSSIDTRTELRVQRAMEELTAGRTSFVIAHRLSTVQGADLILVMEDGDIVETGTHESLLAQNGAYARLYASRLETL; translated from the coding sequence ATGAACAAAAAGAAAACAGGGAACGAACACATCCTGCTGCGAACGCTCGGCACATTGGGCGGCGGCAAAGGCATGTGGATACTGGCCGCCGTGTTTGCCGTCATCAGTGCGCTGGGCATGCTTGCGGCGCCGGCCATCATCGGTGTGGGTATCGACAGCATGTTCCGCGGTGACCGCTCATTCACCCGGCTGCTTGGCTATGTCGCACTGCTGGTTCTGATCTATGGCGTGTCGGCGCTGTTCCAGTGGCTGCTCGGCAGGGTAACCAACCGCATCTCTTACCTCACGGCGCGGGATTTTCGCAGGCGGCTGTTCCGCAAACTCTCTGCGCTGCCGCTCTCGTTCTTTGACCGTACCGCTCACGGCGACACCGTCAGCCGCTTTGTCAACGATGTGGACGCCGTTTCCGACGGTCTGCTGCAGGGCCTGGCGCTGGCGCTGAGCGGCGTGGTCACTACCGTGGGCGCGGTGTTTTTCATGCTGGCGCTCAGCCCGGCCATGACCATGGTGGTGGTGCTGTTCGCGCCGCTTTCCGTCTGGCTGGCGCGGTTTATCGGCCGCAATGCGCAGAACTATTTTCGCGATCAGGCCGAGATCGTGGGCCGCATGAACGGCTTTGCCGAGGAGATTTTTGAGGGGCGGCGTGAAATGAAGGCATTCCGGTTGGCGGAGCCGTCGTTCCAGCACTTTTCGGAGATGAACCGGACACTTTACGGCGTGGGCGTGAAGGCGCAGTTCTATTCTTCGCTGAGCAACCCCGGCACCCGGGTGGTCAACAACATCGCCTACACGGTCGTGGGGGTGGCGGCCAGCTTGCTGGCCATCGGCGGGCATCTGAGCATTGGCGGCATCTCCAGTTTTCTTATTTTTTCCACCATGTTTGCCAAGCCGTTTTCCGATATTACCAACATTATGACCTATATTCAGACGGCCGCCGCGGGCGCGCGCCGCATTTTCCGCGTGCTGGACCTGCGGGACGAAATGCCCGACGCTGTTGACGCACCCGCGCCCGACGCAAAAGGCGACATCGCTTTTGCCCATGTGCGCTTTGCTTACGACCCTGTGCGCCCGCTTATCCGGGATCTCGATCTGACCATCCCGTATGGAAAGAACGTCGCCATCGTGGGGCGCACCGGCGCGGGCAAAACCACGCTGGTCAACCTGCTCATGCGGTTCTATGACGTGGATGGGGGCGCCATCCGGCTGGGAGGCGCCGACATCCGCACATTCAGGCGGGCCGACCTGCGCCGCTGCTTCGGCATGGTGCTGCAGGACACCTGGCTGTTTTCCGGAACCATCCGTGAGAATATCGCCTATGCCAAGCCGGACGCAACGGATGAAGAGGTTGTTGCGGCGGCAAAGCAGGCGGGCGCGCACGACTTCATCGGCCGCCTGCCGGGCGGCTACCGGACCCATATCTCCGATATGGGCGAGGATCTTTCGCAGGGGCAGAAGCAACTGCTCACCATCGCGCGGGTGATGCTGGCCGACCCGCCGATGTTCATCCTGGACGAAGCGACCAGCTCCATCGACACCCGCACCGAGCTGCGTGTGCAGCGCGCTATGGAGGAGCTGACCGCGGGGCGCACCAGCTTTGTCATTGCGCACCGGCTTTCCACCGTGCAGGGCGCGGATCTCATTCTGGTGATGGAGGACGGCGACATCGTGGAGACCGGTACCCACGAAAGCCTGCTTGCGCAGAACGGGGCGTATGCCAGACTGTACGCCAGCCGGCTGGAGACGCTTTGA